One window from the genome of Paenibacillus azoreducens encodes:
- the rnr gene encoding ribonuclease R, protein MITEQIILDLMQEPDYKPMTYQELEKHFAIADSVEFKEFLKLLNKLEQEGKIMMTRSDRYGLPERLDLLRGRLQVHTKGFAFLLPEDKEHPDVYIGANDLMSAMNGDTVLIRITTRGPAGGKLEGEVVKIITRAVNQVVGVFQGHEAYGFVLPDDKRIVRDIFIPKESIGGAVDGDKVVVDIVSYPEGRAAAEGKVIEVLGHKDDPGVDILSIIRKHQLPEGFPDEVMAEAEQAPDSITEEEIVKQGRRDLRGKKIVTIDGEDAKDLDDAVNVERLENGHYRLGVHIADVGYYVREKSELDKEAYNRGCSVYLVDRVIPMLPHRLSNGICSLNPKVDRLTLSCEMEFDEHMKVVKHDVFTSVIKTKERMTYNNVRKILEDEDPELMERYKDLVEDFHLMKELALRLRSKRMNRGAVDFDFVESKVIVDENGKPVDIIKRERSIAEQIIEEFMLAANETVAEHFHWLKVPFIYRVHENPDPEKMQNFLAFAENLGYHVKGRGNSVHPRALQTLLEEIKDTKEQTVISTMMLRSMKQAKYDAEMSGHFGLAAEYYTHFTSPIRRYPDLAIHRVIREVIESNNVLPENRQEYLASRMPDIAQHSSERERVAVEAERDTDQLKKAEYMLDKVGEEFDGIISSVTGFGMFIELPNTVEGLIRLAGLTDDYYHFDEASMSLIGERTSKIFRIGDEVKIRVARVNMDDHTIDFEMVDMKPRRERNRGGGFGGRGGERGNGFARGGGRGKGGNGASGKAGRPGKRERAAASAGEAAGGGAAAGAAGAGGKRGKRGAGGGRGAEPLETNVEANRPMSFSFGSGKGGYTSPESGENASGGRRKKTSGSGIFIGEGGASAPEETGRRKRRGGEQEAGNGNGEGGFRKRKKKKGASKNATAAFVRKKKK, encoded by the coding sequence ATGATAACGGAACAAATCATATTGGATTTAATGCAGGAACCGGACTATAAACCGATGACTTATCAAGAACTTGAGAAACATTTTGCTATTGCGGACAGCGTGGAGTTCAAGGAGTTCCTAAAGCTGCTCAACAAGCTGGAGCAGGAAGGGAAAATCATGATGACGCGTTCAGACCGGTACGGTCTTCCCGAGCGTCTCGATTTGCTGCGCGGGCGGCTGCAGGTGCATACGAAAGGTTTCGCATTCCTGCTTCCTGAAGATAAAGAACACCCTGATGTATATATCGGGGCGAATGACTTGATGAGCGCAATGAACGGCGATACAGTGCTGATACGCATAACGACCCGCGGCCCTGCCGGGGGCAAACTCGAAGGCGAGGTCGTGAAGATCATAACCCGCGCGGTTAACCAGGTCGTGGGCGTGTTTCAGGGCCATGAGGCATATGGTTTTGTACTGCCGGATGATAAACGGATTGTCCGCGATATTTTTATTCCCAAGGAATCGATTGGCGGCGCGGTGGACGGCGACAAGGTCGTCGTAGACATCGTGAGTTATCCGGAAGGCCGCGCGGCGGCTGAAGGCAAAGTAATTGAAGTGCTCGGGCATAAGGATGATCCGGGTGTGGATATCCTGTCCATTATCCGTAAGCACCAACTTCCGGAAGGATTCCCGGATGAGGTGATGGCTGAAGCGGAACAAGCCCCGGACTCGATTACGGAAGAGGAAATCGTGAAGCAGGGCCGGCGGGATTTACGCGGCAAAAAAATCGTTACTATTGACGGCGAAGATGCAAAAGACCTTGATGATGCCGTTAACGTGGAGCGTTTGGAAAACGGCCACTACCGTCTCGGCGTCCATATTGCCGATGTAGGCTATTATGTGCGGGAGAAGTCCGAGCTTGATAAAGAAGCTTATAACAGGGGCTGCAGCGTTTATTTGGTGGACCGGGTAATTCCAATGCTGCCGCATCGCCTGTCGAACGGGATTTGCAGCTTGAATCCAAAGGTGGACCGTTTGACGCTGTCCTGCGAAATGGAATTCGACGAACATATGAAGGTCGTTAAACATGACGTCTTCACCAGCGTAATCAAGACCAAAGAGCGGATGACCTATAATAATGTGCGCAAAATCCTCGAGGATGAAGATCCGGAGCTGATGGAACGCTACAAGGATTTGGTGGAAGATTTCCATCTCATGAAGGAGCTGGCGCTTAGACTTCGTTCCAAGCGGATGAATCGGGGCGCTGTGGATTTCGACTTTGTCGAGTCCAAGGTCATCGTGGACGAAAACGGCAAACCGGTCGACATCATCAAACGGGAACGTTCGATTGCCGAGCAGATTATCGAGGAATTCATGCTGGCAGCCAACGAAACGGTGGCGGAACATTTCCACTGGCTGAAGGTGCCGTTTATTTACCGGGTACACGAAAATCCCGATCCGGAGAAAATGCAGAACTTCCTTGCTTTTGCCGAAAATCTCGGCTATCACGTGAAGGGAAGAGGCAACTCCGTTCATCCGCGGGCGCTGCAGACGCTTTTGGAGGAAATTAAGGATACCAAAGAGCAGACCGTGATCAGCACGATGATGCTGCGTTCGATGAAGCAGGCGAAATACGATGCCGAAATGTCGGGACATTTTGGTCTGGCGGCCGAGTACTATACGCATTTCACGTCGCCGATCCGCCGTTACCCCGATCTGGCCATTCACCGCGTGATCCGGGAAGTGATTGAAAGCAATAATGTTCTGCCCGAGAACCGGCAGGAATATTTGGCTTCCCGGATGCCGGATATCGCCCAGCATTCCTCCGAGCGCGAGCGCGTGGCGGTAGAAGCGGAACGAGATACGGATCAGCTGAAAAAGGCGGAATATATGTTGGACAAGGTCGGCGAGGAGTTCGACGGCATCATCAGCAGCGTGACCGGATTCGGCATGTTCATCGAGCTGCCGAACACGGTTGAGGGCTTGATCCGTCTGGCCGGGCTGACCGATGATTATTACCACTTCGATGAAGCATCCATGTCTTTGATCGGCGAGCGGACATCGAAGATATTCCGCATCGGCGATGAGGTGAAAATCCGTGTGGCACGCGTGAACATGGATGATCACACCATCGATTTTGAGATGGTGGATATGAAGCCGCGCCGCGAACGGAATCGCGGCGGCGGGTTTGGCGGCCGCGGCGGTGAACGCGGCAACGGTTTTGCGCGCGGCGGCGGGCGCGGCAAAGGCGGCAATGGCGCCAGCGGCAAGGCCGGGCGGCCGGGCAAGCGCGAGCGGGCCGCAGCGTCCGCCGGTGAGGCTGCCGGCGGCGGTGCAGCCGCGGGAGCCGCGGGCGCGGGTGGCAAACGCGGCAAGCGTGGCGCTGGCGGCGGCCGTGGCGCGGAGCCGCTGGAGACGAACGTCGAGGCCAATCGGCCGATGTCGTTCAGCTTCGGCTCCGGAAAGGGCGGCTACACCTCGCCGGAGTCGGGTGAAAATGCCAGCGGCGGACGTAGGAAAAAAACGTCCGGCAGCGGCATTTTCATCGGCGAAGGCGGGGCTTCTGCTCCGGAGGAGACAGGGCGGCGGAAACGCCGCGGCGGTGAGCAGGAAGCAGGCAATGGCAATGGCGAGGGCGGCTTCCGCAAACGCAAGAAGAAAAAAGGCGCATCCAAAAACGCCACAGCGGCTTTTGTGCGGAAGAAGAAAAAGTAA
- the secG gene encoding preprotein translocase subunit SecG has translation MDIFMKVLLVIFSIALIVIVLLQKGKSAGLAGAISGGAEHLFGKTKARGMDLILQRTTVVISAGFFIVSILVAVFSK, from the coding sequence ATGGATATCTTTATGAAAGTGCTGCTTGTCATTTTCTCGATCGCATTGATCGTTATTGTTCTTTTGCAAAAAGGGAAAAGTGCAGGTCTGGCAGGTGCCATCTCCGGTGGCGCAGAACATCTTTTCGGAAAAACGAAAGCACGCGGTATGGACTTGATCCTGCAGCGCACAACGGTGGTTATCTCCGCCGGGTTCTTTATTGTGTCTATTCTTGTGGCCGTTTTTTCGAAATAA